In Bos indicus x Bos taurus breed Angus x Brahman F1 hybrid chromosome 4, Bos_hybrid_MaternalHap_v2.0, whole genome shotgun sequence, the sequence ATGGACTTAGGGTGGGGAAACAGACCTagagatgagaggatgagatagtaCAGGGAATCCAACAGTCTCTGGGAAGTCACcttgggaggggagggagaggtggCCGGTCCCGGTAAAGGCCAACAGGACAGCGGTAGAGCCATAGTGGAATGACAGCCCCTCTCTCCGGGAACTGCAGTGGGAAGCAAAGGGGTCTCAGGGGCCGGGGGTGTCTGGGCCGGGCGGGTCGAAGGCCCAGGGCACCGCGCCCCGCAGATGCCGCTCCTGCAGGGAAAAGCTCTGGGTACGTATACGGCTTGTCACCTCCTGGGTGCGCAGCGTGAGGCCGAAAATGTCCTCGTGATAGCGTTGCTGATCCTGGGAGGGAAAGAGCGCGAAGGATCAAAACCCCGGTGGAAGTGTGGAGCGGAAGTCGGCCCGGCCCCCGtctggccctgcccctgcccggacatggccccgcccccgcccctccgtACCCGCAGCACGCCGATGACGTCGCCCGCCTCGTCCAGCTCCATGTCGCCCTCTGTCGCCAAGATGCGCTGCACCGTCTGCAGGACGCTGGTTGCCATAGTGACATCGCCGCAGACAAACATGTGGCCCCGCTCGAGGCACAGCACGCGGTGCACCTCGGCAGCCAGCTCGGTTCTCAGGATGTCCTGTACGTAGGTCTGAAGGGGAGGCGGGATTAGGGGCGGACCCCTGCGGGGCCCGCGGAGTAAGGGCAGACCCCAGGGGAGCGAGGGGGGGCGGGCGGGTCTTGGGCGCCAAGAGATGCCCCGGGTGCCAGGTGGGGCCCAGGTGCGCGGGGCTGGGGTCTGGAGAGACGGAGCGGAGGCAGGAGCGGGGCTTGGGCGAGGGTGAGTGGGACCCAAAGGGAGCCCAACGAGTCGATCGGAGTGGGCCGGGCCGGCCTGGGTCTCAGAGCCCAGCTGGAGCGCACGGCggttcttcctccctccctagCTTCGGGTTACCCCAGCACCCTCAGGGTCCCGCACCTTGGGGCTGTCAGGTTCCCGGGAGAAGGCGGTGAGGACGCGGCCAAACACCCCGCGCTCCTGGGCGTCCTGCACCTCGTCGCGGTAGAGATGGTCGAGTTGGGAGCAGCGGCAGCCGAACACCAGGGTCATGGGGGCGGGCTGCAGCCCTGCGGGCATCACTGTGGCTTGAGAGCGCCCCCAAGCCCTCCTGGGGGACCCAGCTCCGGAGACACCTCCCACTGGCTTCCCTCACTCAGGCCGACAGCCCACCTTTTCCTGCAGAAACCACCACTCTCCACTCTTTGGCCTCTAGGAGAGGGATGTTTTCACAGAGAAGCCCAAGGTCACAGGAGGTGGTGACTTCCCTCTGGCGGGATGGCCAGTGGTGACACTGCTACAGCAGGGCCTTCTGACTCAGAATCCGTGCCCTTGGGACCATGTAACCCTGAGGCCTGAGACAACCAGCCGTCCCTGCTCGGACCCCACGTTCTCCCACACCTTCAGCTTCTGCACTCTGCGCCTTCCTCTTAGTCACGAGCCCCCTTTCTTTTGATTGGCCAGCTCCCCTGGGCACCCAGCGCCCAATCTGAACACCCGTCAGCTTCCTGGGATCTCAGACACACTTCATTGACCTCTGACACAGTCCAGAGTCCACCTGGGGCGTTTCCATCTTCTGAGTTCCAGCCCTGTCTTCTCCAGGCTTCCAGGTTCCCTTTTTCCTTAATTCAATCCAACGCTACTTTGTGCTAGGCACTAGGAAGCCAGACCAACAGGGCACTGCTCTTGTCTCTAGggggttccccccaccccccggtcTAATAAACTTCACCTTTGGAGACCTGTTTCTTGCCCTGTTTCCTGCCTTTCAGCGCCCTGCCCCTTGGTCCACCTAAATTGTGTGACTCCCTCCTGCCTTCCAGTCATTCCCTTGGGCCCCAGCCTCACCTTTGCTCTCAATGTCATGCAGCCTCTCCTGCCAAAATCCCCGGAAGGGGGCGATGCCAGTGCCAGGGCCCACGAGGATGCAGGGCACGTAGGGGTCAGGCGGCAGCCGGAAGGAGGGAGCCCTGGCCAAGACACCCTCCGTCAGGCCCCCTTTGTCCCCCCAGACCCCCCACTCTTACCAACCTTGGCAGGGTGGAGAGGAGAACTTAACCTGTTTGGGTCTAGCTTATAGTGAGCATGGTGTGTTTAGTAAAAGAACTTTCCATATTGGCAGAGACTGTCTGGACCTGTAGTTTCTGGAGGTTGCGTCAAAGGAAGTAAAGCTCAAGTTTGAACTGAAGAACGTTTTGATGTCTCAGTTTAGGAGATATAGAAAGCATGGGGAAGGGAAGGGCAGACAGCCTTTTGGTTCATAATGGGTTCACTGAGTGTATTTGAAACCACAGCCTCAATATCGGCATTTGGTATGTGTTCACTAGATGGGCAGTTTATTTGTAATTTGGCCTGCTGGATGGGTTCGGGTCACTGGGCCTGGCTGTTGCATCCTGGGAACTCTTGCTTGTGCCGCCTTAGGCCTCCAGCTCCTGGGTGCTGGATGGGGCAAGACTTCTGGACACAGCAGGGATGGAAGGGTGTCCTGAGATCCTTCCCTTTCCCTTGAGTCCTTAGTGACATTATGGTGAGCTAACTAGTTCTCCCCAGACTAAAGGCGGGTGGAGCACAGTTCCCAGGTGCCTGCCTGCCAACATCCGAGGGACCCCAGGGATGTAGGGAGGGACACGGTACACCTTCTAAAAGGGACGGCCTGCTGGGGTAGGATCCCAGCCTGttcctgggagctgcagcttcaaGGTAGGACCTGAAGTCCGAATCAGTGAGAGGCCCAAAGCTAAGCCAGAGTTGTGAAGTGAGTAGCTTAACGGGATGCCCCTTCCTGGTTGGGTTAGGTGGGGCCTGCCTGCTCTCACTCACAGGCTCCACCAAGGCTTCTCCCCTTCCCCCTGTGCAGCCGGCCTGTCCATCTGTCCTCAGCCGTCCGCGTGGCGCTCTGTCCATCCCAGCTTGGACAGACGCCCTCCTCTTCCCCGTGCCCTCCCGTGCGCCCaccgctccccccgcccccccgcagtGCTCACTCACCCCCTGATGAAGCAGGGCACGGGGTCTCCAGTCTTGAGCTGGCTCAGCCATGTGGAGCAGACCCCGTAGTGTAGGGGGCCCAGCCCAtctagggggtggggaggagggagagggccaCCGGTGAGGGACCCGCACCCCCGCACCCTGCCCCGGGGGTCACTGCGGGGTCCCGGCCCcgtcccccctcccctgcctcaccTTGGGTCCTGTACGCCAGCACGGCCACTGTGAGGTGGACCTCTCCGGGGTGGGCGTTGGGGGCCGAGCTGACAGAGTAGTACCGGGGCTGCAGCAGGGGCAGCTGGGTGAGGAGCAGCGGGGCGGGCAGCGCCACGGACGGGAACTGCTCCAGCACCTCCAGCAGCGTGGGGCAGCGGAACCACTTCCACTCCTCGTAGCGCCGGGGGtcctggcggggtggggggcagcagtGAGCTTGGCACCTGCCTCCTGTCAACTTCCCTTCCTGACCCCTCCTGAGCTGAGCCTCCTGGTAGGGGGGCTTCTTGCTCCTCAGTTGGGGCCACAAACATTTCTCCAGCACCTTCCGCGTGCCTCTTTAAGGCCAGAGAATTCAGAGATGAATAGGAACTCCAGAGTTGGGGGCAGACTTTCGCTGGAAGTCCCCCTCCCCGCAGCTCATCCTGTGTCAAGGGCCCCTGCTGCCCCACcgggggcaggggttggggtgggggtggggggctcccgACCTGACTGAGGGTCTCAAGCTCCTGCTGCTCGCTGGGTTCTTCGGCCAGGGTGCTGAGCAGTCGGAGAAGCcgggggctgggtggggaggtgATGTCCAGGAAGAAGGTGAGAGCCTGGCGCAGCGTGCACGGGGGCAGCCGTGGGTCCCGCACCCAGCTGGGAGGAGGGCcgcctgggggtgtggggggcacGAAGAGACGCTCAGAGGATGGGGGCCACGCTGGGCCCGCCTTGTCCGGGGCGACGGATGCTTCTCTGGGGAGGACGTGGGGACTGACCACACCTTATGGTGTCATTGGACGGCTGGCCCTTGGACAGTGGTGGTGGGCCTGTCTGGGTAGTCCTTGTGTGTATATTCGAGGGCCCTGCTGGATTGGGTTGGTctggttgtgtgtatgtgtgtgtgtgttcgagGGCCCTGCTGGATTGGGTTGGTCTGGGCCCCTGCCACTCCCCCACTCATCTTATTGTAACTCCAGGCCCGGGGGCAGCAGAAGGCAGAGCAGGCTAGACAGCTGGGGATGGGGACGGGCCCAGAGGGAGGGGTGGCCTTTTGTGGGGGCTCGGGGGGGGTTCTGACAAAGGAGCTTCAATCCATGGAGATAGCACAGTGGCTGCGAGTGGGGGCTGCAGCAGCCTTCCATCGGGTCCTGACCCTGAGGGGACCCTGGGGCCAGAGGGATGGAGCGGCCCTCgctggccccccaccccccgctcccTAGACGGCCCCTCACCTGGGCTGCCTTTCTCCAGCTGCTCCACAGCCACAGACTCGGTGGGCGGTGGCGGGTCCTCCACGCGGCTCAGCAGCGCCTCCACCAGGCCCGGCCGGTTGGGCGGGCAGATGCCTATGTGGTCCCCCGGCTGGTACTGCAGCCCCTCCTGGCCTGCAGTGTCCAGGCGCACCAGGATGGTGGCccggctggggtggggagagggggaagtTACAGGAGGGCTGGGGGCGAGGAGGCGGGTGCTGGGGTCTGgggaagcgggggtggggggtgctggggTCTGGGGAAGCGGGGATGGGGGGTGCTGGGGTCTGGGGAAgcgggggtgggtggtgggggttgggggtgctggggtctggggaagcgagggtgggtgggtgggggttgggggtgctggggtctggggaagcaggggtgggtgggtgggggttgggggtggccCTCCTCACGTGGACTTGCTGCTTTGCAGATTTTCCACCGAGAGGACTGTGGCCTGAAACATCTTCCGTCTGTGCACGTGGATCAGGCCTGAggagtgagggggtggggaggggagcagatgAGACTGAACCCGAGCCAGGGACTCAGGCCTGGCCCCCGAGTCAGTGGGTCCTGGGCCCCGCCGGAGCCCAGAGGGCCAGCAGGGTTGGGGTGACATCAGGCCCCACCTGGCAGCAGCTGGAGGCCCTCGGCCTGGGCGCTCAGCCGGTACCTCTGGCGTTTCCAGCTCCGTTTGGGGCTGAAGATGTCCTGGGCAGCAGCCTTGGCCTCCTCCCCAACGCAGAACGTCTCGCAGGAGGCCTGGGGGTGAGGAGGTGAGTGTTGAGGACCAGCCGGAGCAGCAGGGAGCTCAGACGAGCTGGGCTGATGAAGGGCTCGTTGGATCCTTGCCACCTCCCCGAAACAGAGGCTGACGGCACCTTGTCCTTCAGCCCACTTGGTGCCGCTGTGCTGGCTACTATTTTGCATGTATTTGTGTCACACCCACTCAGTAGTTAACCTGGTGAGTGTTAATCTCATGTTACAAGAGGCACAGAACTCCTTGCACACAGTAAGTAGCCCTCAGCGAGGGCATCTGTGTGTTCAGACCCAAGGTCACAGTCTGATTcctagactgaaagtgaaagaaagtgaagttgctcagtcgtgtctgaccctctgcgaccccatggactggagcctaccaggcttctcccaggctcctcctgccattgggttttccaggcaacgatactggagtgggttgccatttccttctccaggggatcttcctgacccagggatcgaacccagatctcccactttGTAGGCAgccgctttaccatctgagccaccggggaagcccagggatTCCTAGACTAACAGCTTGCAAGCCTCCGTTTCCCAGTCTTTACACACCTCCTTAGAGTCTGCTGCAGATGAAATGAGAAGCTTAAGTAAAGCCCTTAAGTGGTCCTGGAATGGGCGCAGAATGGGAGGGGTCTCTGGCTGGTCTGCACCGCACACCAGGGGCTGcaggggggcggggcctggggcaggACCCTGGGAGGGTGTGTATCCTATTTGTTTCTGCTCAGGCGCAAGCCTGGCAAACCACTTAGCCTGTCCCTTAGCGTGAAACCTACGGCTCATCCAGGATTGGCTGCCGCCTCCCCTCCCACCCGTATCGCCAGTCCTGTTAatctttcttttgtgtgtgtaatgTCTTatatctcttccttccttccttggccccctcccttccttcctaccCCGCTCTGCTCCCACCCTGGTCAGCTCAGAGCCTTCCTGCTTCTGTCTGGATGCCCCTCCCGTCAGCCCTGTGTTTCTAAGCACTGTCCGCCAGCCTCATGCCTGCTCCCCGCCTTCTCTCCTCGCGCTCCCAGCTTCCTGTCGCTTCCTTTTGtctggattctttactcctgttttccattccctcttctcctctccagcgagggcttccctggtggctcagatggtaaagaatctgcctgcaatgcaggagacctgggttccatccccgggtcaggaagatcccctggagaagggaatggctacccactcttgaattcttgcctgggaaatcccatggagagaggagcctggcgggctccagtccatggggttgcaaagagtcagacacgactgagcgactaacactctacTCCCCAGCAAAGCCTCCATCTGTGCTGGCTGGCCCTCCCTACCCCTCCTCCTGTGGAGCCCTCCTCCTCGGCCATCAGTCCAGGCCTGCTGAGCTCAACCTTGGGAACCCTGGTGGGGCCAGCAGTGTCCTGAGCCGTGTCAGGACTGGGAGAAGgaaccccccgcccccagctccaGGAGTGGTCCCCAGACCAGGCAGAGCTGCTCTGGAGGAAGTCCAGGCTGAGAAAGTCCCGCCTTGTTCTCCCCTAGCCCAGGAACCCCCTCCGGCCCAGGCACCATCCCAAGCCTGTCTGGCCCCTGACTTCCTGTAGTTTCGCAGCTTCAGCCCttgcctctgtcttcccttttcccttcatCCTGCCGTGCATCCTCTCCCCTGCACCCTCTCCCCTGCACCCATCCGGGAGAGGGAGCGACCTGTGCCTCTGTGCCTGCCCAAGGCAGCCGCCTGCCTGCTGGGGCCCTGGCTGCTGCTTCCGGCGCCGTCAGGGCCATGTCTATCATTACTACTCAGGACTCAGCCAGAAGGTCTGGCTGTGCAGTGGGGTGAAATATAAGGGTGGATTTTGGAGGAGCTGGAAGGGGCCGGAGAACCCAAAGAGTCAGGGCATCGGTGAGGCCCCAGCCTCCTCCATGTGGCAGGTCTGGGGGTGGATGGAAGGAGTCAGCATTGGAGTTGGAGGGGTGGCAGGAGTGGGGGAGCTCACCTGGAATGCCGCCTTTGCCCAACCACGGAAGGCCTCTTCCTGGCCGCAGAGCTCATCGCCCTGGCCCAGCTGCAGCAGCCGCTCCCCTCCAAGCTCTTCCAGCCGGGTGTCCACCGCTCGCGCGAAGGCGCAGAAGTGGGGGTACGCCCGGGAGCCCAGTCCGAACACACAGAACCTGGGGTACCGGGAGCCGTCAGGGCAGATCCCCTCGTCCTCGCCCCTGGTGCCCAGGCAGctcgccgccccccacccccccgcaacCAGCAGAGCCCCCCTCGCCGAGGCCCCCCGGACCTGAGGGTCCCCAGGGCCCCCGCGCTGTCTGTGTTGCTGGACTCCTTTCTCTTCCGCCGCCAGGAGGACACCAGCGGGTCTGAGCAGGAGACGCTGTTGAAGCGGATCTTGTAACTCCTGCAGGAGATGAGGGGACAAGGGTGTCACAGGGGAGGAGACCCATCTGGGCCTGAACACCGCCCGGGGGCAGCTTCAGGGGCTCTGCCTCCATGGTGCTGGGTGGGGGGCGGCTTGGTTTCCTGGCTAAGGGTCCATGTCCAAGGGTCCCTGAGCCCTAGGCCccgcctcccctcctctctctgcagGAGACGGGCCCCTCAGAGTCCCAGGACTGAAAGTGGGTGCGTCACAAGCAAGAGGGTGTCCTGAGGCTGCGGCGAGGTGGGGGGGCTCAGGCCTGCGCTCAGCTTCCTCCAGCTTGTTGGGAGGCTGACTTGCAGCCCAGAGCCCTCTTTCCTTTTGTGTCTCCAaatgcctcccttcctcccccttccctcactcctcctcccttccgccccaccccaacccccgccccgCTCACTTGTGCTGTTCCGGCCGTGGGGAGCTGTTGTAGGGCCCCGACATCTCCATCAGGGCAGCTGCAAAACTCTGGTGAGGGCAAGTGTTAGCATCGtgattagttttgttttatttcagactTACGCTCATACTGCACTGGAGCAGTCCCTGTTACCATtagttatgattttaatttttaacttgttttgaacaaaaacaaaaagaggtaTGGGCTTTTGGAAAACATTACAGAAGTGTGTCAAGTAATAAAACAGAAACCCtacccttctcttccctccagtCTCATCCATCAGAGCAGGTGTACCACGGACAGCTGTTACACTTTCTAGCCCCTTTTTCATTGTGCTTAATATATGTCtgtatttaaagtttatttatttatttggccatgccatgcagtttgtgggatcttaattcctcaaccaggggttgaacctagggTCCCCCAAGGTGAAGGCAccgtgtcctaaccactggactgccagggaagtccctagttttCCTTTTGAGTGAAAATGGGACCATATTATGCTTACCTGCTTTTTGCCAATAACCTATCATGGGTGTCCTTCATGTCCACACACCAACACTGACCTCAGTCTTTTAAATGACGACCCAGCACCCCATCATTTGTAGGTACCATTACGTATGAGATCTCCCTCTGACAGGGACATCTGGATGGTCTACGAACAATGCTCAAACACTCATGTGTGCCTGCTTCCTTCTCTGCATATTTCAGGAGGGTAGTCCTTGGACGTGGACTTTCTGAGCCAGGATTTGAAAACTCAATGGGTCATCAGATTGTCCTCCAGGATCCTGTCCACGCTGGAGGTGACCACTCCGTAATGTTTCAGCCAATTTGATAGGTGGAAAACAGCTCTCAGTCTCCCTGTATTGTCCTGAACACTAGCGGCGCTAACACCTTCTAGAAAGCTAAGCCGTTATCACGTGCTGCCAAGGAAACAGCTTAGAACTACACATGCCAACCTTTgcacaggaaaaaacaaaccacagCAAGGCCATAACATCCCGGGATTCGCTGCAGATGCATTTAGGTGGTGGGTCTACAAGTTCTCCACAATTAACATGCgctactttaattttattttctgaacattATCTTGAAGTATAATGTACCCACA encodes:
- the NOS3 gene encoding nitric oxide synthase, endothelial, which gives rise to MGNLKSVGQEPGPPCGLGLGLGLGLCGKQGPASPAPEPSRAPAPATPHAPDHSPAPNSPTLTRPPEGPKFPRVKNWELGSITYDTLCAQSQQDGPCTPRRCLGSLVLPRKLQTRPSPGPPPAEQLLSQARDFINQYYSSIKRSGSQAHEERLQEVEAEVASTGTYHLRESELVFGAKQAWRNAPRCVGRIQWGKLQVFDARDCSSAQEMFTYICNHIKYATNRGNLRSAITVFPQRAPGRGDFRIWNSQLVRYAGYRQQDGSVRGDPANVEITELCIQHGWTPGNGRFDVLPLLLQAPDEAPELFVLPPELVLEVPLEHPTLEWFAALGLRWYALPAVSNMLLEIGGLEFSAAPFSGWYMSTEIGTRNLCDPHRYNILEDVAVCMDLDTRTTSSLWKDKAAVEINLAVLHSFQLAKVTIVDHHAATVSFMKHLDNEQKARGGCPADWAWIVPPISGSLTPVFHQEMVNYILSPAFRYQPDPWKGSATKGAGITRKKTFKEVANAVKISASLMGTLMAKRVKATILYASETGRAQSYAQQLGRLFRKAFDPRVLCMDEYDVVSLEHEALVLVVTSTFGNGDPPENGESFAAALMEMSGPYNSSPRPEQHKSYKIRFNSVSCSDPLVSSWRRKRKESSNTDSAGALGTLRFCVFGLGSRAYPHFCAFARAVDTRLEELGGERLLQLGQGDELCGQEEAFRGWAKAAFQASCETFCVGEEAKAAAQDIFSPKRSWKRQRYRLSAQAEGLQLLPGLIHVHRRKMFQATVLSVENLQSSKSTRATILVRLDTAGQEGLQYQPGDHIGICPPNRPGLVEALLSRVEDPPPPTESVAVEQLEKGSPGGPPPSWVRDPRLPPCTLRQALTFFLDITSPPSPRLLRLLSTLAEEPSEQQELETLSQDPRRYEEWKWFRCPTLLEVLEQFPSVALPAPLLLTQLPLLQPRYYSVSSAPNAHPGEVHLTVAVLAYRTQDGLGPLHYGVCSTWLSQLKTGDPVPCFIRGAPSFRLPPDPYVPCILVGPGTGIAPFRGFWQERLHDIESKGLQPAPMTLVFGCRCSQLDHLYRDEVQDAQERGVFGRVLTAFSREPDSPKTYVQDILRTELAAEVHRVLCLERGHMFVCGDVTMATSVLQTVQRILATEGDMELDEAGDVIGVLRDQQRYHEDIFGLTLRTQEVTSRIRTQSFSLQERHLRGAVPWAFDPPGPDTPGP